The sequence AATGAAGGAGCGGCGTCCTAGTCCGATAGCATACGGAGGAAGCCTGCGGAGAAAAAGAAGTCCTCCCAGAACGGCGCATTGTACAAGGCGGAGTGCACCGATTCGGATAAGAATCGGCCAGTCTGATGGAAGTTGGGAAGCACCATACTCCAGCAAGATCAGAAGGGCAGCCGCCATGACAAGGGTTGCCAAATCCGGGTAACTGTGCGTGGCTGATGGATGAGAGGGCATTTTTTCTGTTTACCTGTAGTTATTGGCTGTTGGATGCAGGCTGTGCTCCGGGAAGGGGGCCCAGCTTTTTTAATGCGCGAAAAGCGTACCATTGCACATAAGGGTGGTCGGTTTCGCGGAGTGTCTGCAGAATGGCATTGCGGGCTTCCGGAATGCGGTCAAGAGCCGGACCTGTCAGTGCCAGAGCCTCGACTGTTTTGCAGAGAACATTGGCCTGGGGGTCCTTGCGTGCAGCAAGGAGAAGGTGCCAGTATTTTTCCGATGGCTTTGAACCGAGAAAAGCGGCTGCCCAGTAGCGTTCGGCCGTATCTCCTTCCAAAAGGTACTGCTGAAGAAGGGATGGTGGCAGATCAAGCTGTCTGCCTTTTGCGGCCATACGAATGGCATGGAGTCTTTGACTGCGTTTTTCTGACAGAAGATAGGCATTCAGGATTTCCGTTTCCTGAGGACCTTTTTCGGTTTTGCCGAGAAAATGCACGGGAAGAAGAAGGCTGATGCCCGCAGCAAGGCAGAGAATGGAACTGACAATGGATGCGGACGGCCTGTCAAAAACAGAGCTGAGAATACGGCGCATTGGACAAAAAAACAGCGCATACAGAAGAAGGGGAAAGCCGGGTACAAGGGAAAAAAGAATAAGGAGACGGAAGGGATCGAGGCGGTCTCCGTCAAGGGTGGCCTGGTCCAGAATTCTACCCGGAGCAGCATGGAAGCTGGCGTCGGGAACCAGGGTTCGGCGGATGCCTTTTCCGCTTATGTCAATACCGGCAGAGGTTTGAATGAGTCGGATATGGGGGCGTATGGATGTCTCTGTGCGATGCCACCCCTGATCGGTGAGTTTTTTTTCCGTGTCTGGTGGTAAGGCCGTATGGCTGGCATAAATTTTGATTTGTCTCGCCGCCACCGGTTTGATTACTTCTGCGGCGGAGAGGGTGTGGCGATAGTAGGCATTGCTGATGGCAAGGCCCGGTTTTGTGGAAAACAGAATGCTGTCACGGATATCCAGAAAGATTCCCTTGCTGAGAAGGGGCAGAGCTGCAAGAGCCAGCAGGAGAATGGGAAGGAGATGGGCTGGTTTGTGGAAAGGGGATTCATGGATTTGGCTCCGGGGGATGCAGGCCAGCGTATTTTTCCAGGTGATGGCGGGAATTAGAAATATCCAGAGGCTGGGGAAAAAAACCGGGCCTTTATGATTGATGAATAAAAGGAGCGCTGCCCATAGTCCCGTGGCAGGAATGGATATCCAGCGACTGTCACGGACAAGGTTGCGACTTGCCCATGCAAAGGCAAAAGTGCCAATGGAAAGCCCTGCCCCTATGGAAAAGACAAAGAGAAAAGCTGCCTGGAGGGAGGGAAAAACTCCGTCCATGGTATGAATGGCTGAGCCGTGCGGAACGGCAAGAATACCGGATGTCTGAAGTTTTTCTGCCATCTGCAGAACGGGCTTGATTACATATCGGATATGCAGAAATCCCAGTAGAAGGGAGGCAAGCAGTCCTGGGAATAAAATTTTGAGAACGGGTAAAAAATAGTGCATGGAAAGATCCGTATGGAGTAGGGTCTGTATGAAAAGGACGTCTCTGGAAAAAGACTTATAGCATATAGGGCCGGTGAGGAAAGGAAAGAGTACGTCAGGATGATAGGTACAATAATGGCAGAGTTTTTTCGGGTACGTGTCGGGCCAAACAGGGTTGCTGTTTTGATACAGCAACCCTGTTTCTACATGACATCCTCTTCTTCCCTGTTTCCGAAAAAGAGTTCCAGCACATCGGCGAGATCGGTCCCCGTCTCGAAGGTGAGAGGGGAGGTTCAGCCGGGTTTTTTTCTGGAAGCTTCGGGTACGAAGGGATTATAGCGTTTGTTCTGGGGGGTGGTTTCCATGATGATTCCTTTCTTTGCATGGTTGATACTGTCTATATGAATAAGGATGCTTTCAGAATTTACCAGAGGATATTCATCAAGTCCTTTTTCGGGGTGGTATTTCAGTAT is a genomic window of Desulfobotulus pelophilus containing:
- a CDS encoding HEAT repeat domain-containing protein, with product MHYFLPVLKILFPGLLASLLLGFLHIRYVIKPVLQMAEKLQTSGILAVPHGSAIHTMDGVFPSLQAAFLFVFSIGAGLSIGTFAFAWASRNLVRDSRWISIPATGLWAALLLFINHKGPVFFPSLWIFLIPAITWKNTLACIPRSQIHESPFHKPAHLLPILLLALAALPLLSKGIFLDIRDSILFSTKPGLAISNAYYRHTLSAAEVIKPVAARQIKIYASHTALPPDTEKKLTDQGWHRTETSIRPHIRLIQTSAGIDISGKGIRRTLVPDASFHAAPGRILDQATLDGDRLDPFRLLILFSLVPGFPLLLYALFFCPMRRILSSVFDRPSASIVSSILCLAAGISLLLPVHFLGKTEKGPQETEILNAYLLSEKRSQRLHAIRMAAKGRQLDLPPSLLQQYLLEGDTAERYWAAAFLGSKPSEKYWHLLLAARKDPQANVLCKTVEALALTGPALDRIPEARNAILQTLRETDHPYVQWYAFRALKKLGPLPGAQPASNSQ